AAAGGAACTTATTTTGAGCATATTTTACCAATAGGCCCTGAGGAAGAAGAAGAACATGAATCTTTTATAACTGAACAAATCAGCAGGTTTAAAGATTGGATAAAAGGCGTAAAAGATGAATAATCATTTAACGTAGCTGAATAGCAGAACGAAAAGATAAGGGTTTATAAAACTTGTAAGCCCTCTGTTTTTTCGTTCTGCTTTTACATCAATATTATAATACTGTTTACAGCTATTAATTAATCAAATACAGATATTTTATTCCTTTTTTGTTATCGATGTTTGCGATTCAAGCACATCATAAATAATGAAACAACGAATAATTTACAAATCAATCTGGATAAGCAACCTCATTCTCCTCCTCTTTACAACTGCTTTATTTGCTCAAAAGAAATTCACCATTAGCGGAACGCTGAGAGATGCACAAACAGGCGAAACTTTAATTGGGGCAACCATAAGAATAAAAGAATTGCCTCAGATAGCGACTTCCACTAACGCATATGGCTTTTATTCTCTTTCCGCCCCCGAAGGTAGTTACCAGCTCCTGTTCAGTTATATAGGTTATGAAGCTGTCACTAAACCTGTCAACCTGCAACAAGGCCAGGTCATAAATCTTTCTCTGAGTTCCAGGAGCGAATTAAACGAGGTAGTAATCAGCGCCAATAAGCGAACTAATGATAATGTAGCCTCCCCCCAAATGGGACTTGAAAAAATAAATATGGCTCAGATCAATAACGTTCCCGTATTAATGGGCGAAAAAGATATCCTGAAAACGATATCCCTGATGCCGGGCGTAAAATCAGCAGGAGAAGGAAATACAGGTTTTTATGTACGTGGCGGAGCTTCCGACCAAAATCTGATCTTACTAGACGAAGCTACTGTTTATAATGCCTCACATTTGCTGGGCTTTTTCTCCACGTTCAATTCTGATGCGATAAAGGATGTTGACCTTTATAAAGGTGGAATGCCAGCACAATATGGCGGAAAGCTCTCCTCAGTACTGGATATAAAGATGAATGACGGGAACAATAAAAATTTCTCTGTTCAGGGCGGTATCCTTTAACCGAGACTGCTCCCGGTAATTACACGATGGATCTTTTGGCTGGGGTCCCAGGAAACACCTATACAATGAATGTACTCACCAATGGAAAAAACTATATCGCCCAGTCTGTAATGCCAGCGGTTGTCAAGCTGGATTCAGTAACCACAAAAACTTCTGACTTTGATAGTAAAAAACGCCAGGTTATTATACACTATCAGGATACCCCTGGAATTGCCAATCAATACCGTGTGGTTATGTATGTCAATACTGTTCAGGTTAAGGCCGTTTTCGCCTACAATGACGATTTCAACGATGGTAAATATGTCCGTAACGAAATCCGGGAGCAGGACATCGATATTTATCCCGGTGACAAGGTAACTATAGAAATGCAATGTATTGATAAGCCAGTTTATACCTATTGGTTAACCTTAATGCAGCAAAGTGATTCGGGCCCGGGAGGAGGTGTTACCCCATCCAACCCTCCTGCTAATATAAGTCCGCAGGTGCTGGGTTATTTCAGTGCACACACTACACAAACTATATCAGTAATTGCGAAATAAACGGTGAGGGTAAACAAAATTGTTTCTTCGAATTTTGTTTACCCTTTATGAGCGAGTATATTAACCAATTTACCAAAAGGATCACGCACAAAAAAACGACGTACTCCCCAGGGCTCATTTGTTAATCCGTACTCAATTTTAAAGCCATGAGCTTCCATTAATTGATAAGCAGTATCTACGTCATCAACCTCGATTGACAAATCCGGAACCGGGGTGCCCGAACCACCCTCACTGGCAAAGCTAATTTGCACAGTCATCTTCTCCTCTGAACCATAAGTAGTTATCCAGCCCTGATCCATTAACATCTCCATTCCTAGTAAATCTCCATAAAACTGTTTTGCTTTAGCGATTTCTAATGAAGCGATGTTAGTGACGATGCGTTTTACTTTCATTATTTATAAATTTCTATTCAGCCTTTCTACCATTAAAGAAGAAAAGCTCCTGACTCCTACCCTAATACTCTCCTCATCAACTTCAAAATTCGGTGTGTGGTTCATGGCAATAATTCCTTTTTCGAAATCAGAACCACCCAAAAAGAAGAAAACACCAGGTATTTTTTGTTGAAAATAAGCAAAATCATCGTTAAAATATGGCACCTGACCATAATCAGAAATGGCTAAATCTTTTCCATAAATCTTTTCAAAGGTTTTCATTGCAATACCGGTTAACCTTTCATCATTGATAACCGTTGGATTTTCTTGTATAAATGAAACAGAAAGTAATTGGTCTTTGTATTCACTATCTTCTATTATATGTTTAATTTTAGGAATGATATCTTTTAAGTTAGCTGAATTTGTCTCATATAAATACGCTTCCAGGAAGAGTTGACCGTTTTTAGAATAGGTAGTGAAATTCTGATCCATGATCAGGTAATCTTTAAAAATTGTATTGGGTTGCATTAATCCAATTTTGGGGTCAACTATAGCTTGTAATTCCCACGGCTTGCTCCCAGTACTTGCACGGCATAAAAAGCTGTAAATTTTTTTTGTCAGTTCTTTTGCGTTCTCAATTGGCAATTCATTTTTCAGCTTAATTCTTATTCTTTTTTGATAGGCAAACATTTCATTTGGTCTAACCATTATTTGTCCCACAGGTAATGCTGACACATGCAAGCCATAAATTTCGTCAGGACTTATTTTGGAAAGCAACCCATTATCAATCATACCTTTTGCCCCCATAAATGTCTCTTCTTCAGGTTGAAATATAAAATATATTGTTCCATTTAAAGATTCTTTATTTTTCGCCAGAACTTCAGCCATTCCCAATGCAATTGCCAGGTGTATATCGTGACCACAGCCATGCCAGATGCCTGCTTTTCTGGATTTGAAAATTACCTGGCCAGACTCTTCAGCAGGCAGTGCATCCAGTTCAGCCCTCCACACTATATTTTTTCCCTTTTTCCCTCCCTTTAAAATACCTACAATACCGTAACCATAAATATTTGTTTCAACTTCGAGCCCTAAGTCAAGTAAATGTTGCTTTATGATCTTTTGGGTACGTACTTCATGACCTGCCAATTCTGGATTTTCATGAAGATCTCTTCTGATTTCAACTAACTTGTTAAAAATATGATCAGTTTCGAGCTTTATAGCTTCATGAATTAAAATCTTTTTTGAAGTCTTCCTCTCTTGTGCAGACAAAACAGAAATTGAGATCATAAAGCATATTAAGATTGATAAAGGTTTTTCCATAATTTACAGCTAACATATATTAATTCAGCATTTATTAGAATATCCAGGAGGTTAATTGTTACAATATTATATTAAATCTTTATCAGCTTATTAAACTAAAATATGACCATTTAGCAGATTACTATTACATTTACCAAAATCAATTTTTAATCAGTATGTACTATGGTCACTTGTTTTCTTAAATACAAAATCAACCCTGTCAAAATTAAAGAATTTGAAAATTATGGCAAACTTTGGATTGACCTGGTTAATGAGATGGGGGGCTTACATCATGGTTATCTATTACCTCACGAAGGTGCTAATAATGTAGCATATGCCTCCTTTTCGTTTACCTCGCTGGCAGAATATGAAGTTTATCGGAACAAAATTCCGGATTCTCCTAAATGTATGGAAGCGATAGCTTATGCAGAGCAAACTCAGTGTTTTATCAGTTACAAAAGAAGCTTTTTAAAACCTGTTTTTGAAGGTATATCAGATCAGGCAAAACTGTTTTACTAAGTCTGCATAAATGCATTTATCAGAATAATATTTTTATGTTTATAAATTGGATCTGTTTTATTCTTAATGCTTATGTTTACAGTGATTCGCTTATACAGACAACTTAGACGTCGATTTAGCTATGCAATGTAACAATTGATCTGAGGCTTTAAAGCAGATTGAAAAAACAAAACAATGACTGATACGATCAAACAAAAGCTGCTTGAGATAGAGCAATCAGAAAATATAAAAATATGTTATGCCTGTGAATCAGGCAGCAGAGCCTGGGGATTTCCCTCACCAGATAGCGATTTCGATGTTCGTTTTATTTATACAAGATCCGTTAACTAAAACGTTATTTCTATGCATTACGTCCGGCCCTGGCTTGTTTGTGGATCATAAAAAAACAAACACTGCCACCCATGGAATTTGACAAACTCCGCGTATTGATTACAGACAATGCTATTCAGAAAAGCATTGATGAATTAATGGATATAAAATTGGTAGCTTATGAAAAAACAATAATTACGCCTGTACATTTGCTAAATGACTGGCTCACAGCTATACTTAATTATTGTAAAGAGCAGGTGCCTTTGTTACCCTCATTATTACAGAAGCCGGATGAATTGGATGATCTTTTCAGAAACCATGTAAAATGATAACCTTTAAGCAATTAAAACAGCAAAAAGAACTGATTCTGCTCGATTGTATCAGTGGTAGTATGGCTTATAACCTTAACATTAAAGGTTCTGATATAGATAAAAAGGGTGTGTTCATTATGCCTAAAAATCAACTGTATGGTTTTGAACAGCAACAGCAGATTTCCAATAGTAGCAATGACGAGGTATACTACGAAATCGGCCGCTTTCTGGAACTCATCCTTAAAAACAACCCTGGCCTGCTTGAATTGCTGAGTACCCCTAAAGAATCTATATTATACCGTCACCCATTAATGGACTTAATCAAGCCAGAAGATTTTCTTTCGAAACTTTGTATGGACACCTTTGCAGGATATGCACAGACACAAATCAAAAAAGCACGTGGCCTGAATAAAAAGATCAACAGACCATTAGCTACTAAAAGAAAAACGGTACTGGACTTTTGTTTCGTCATGCAGAGCAATGGTACGATACCACTAGAGGAATGGTTAACTAATAATAACTTTTCACAAGAACAATGTGGCCTTGTAAACCTGGATCATTTTAGGAACGTCTATTTATTATTTCACCAGGATCAACTACAAGAAGGAAAGCTGAATGGTATAATTTCCGGCCCCGATGCCAATGACGTTCTTTTAAGTTCCATTCCAAAATCAACAGCAAATATTGCAGTAATGCATTTCAATAAGGATAACTACTCTATTTATTGTCGCGAGTATAAAGAATACAGAGAATGGGAAAATAAAAGAAATGAGCTAAGGTATCAGGGAACCCTATCCCATGGTAAAAGCTATGACACCAAAAATATGATGCATACTTTTCGTTTATTGAATATGGCTGAAGAGATCGCTCTATATGGACGAATAATTGTGAGGCGTGATGACCGCGATTTTCTGCTCAGCATCCGTAATGGTGAATTTGAATTCGATACACTGATGTCAATGATTGAAGAAAAAACGGAATTGATAAAAGAATTGTATGAAAAGTCTTCCTTACCAGAAAGGCCGGACTTTAAAAAGGCAGAGGCAATTTTGGTACAAATAAGAGAAGATTTTTATTAAAGTTCTAATCAATAATTATAATTTACCAGTTGAAGCAGTTGTTTGCCCCCCAAACAACTGCTTTTTTTGGCCTCTCCAAACGACAGGACTATGATGAGGTCTCAAAAAGTGTCTATTGCGGAAGCTTTCAAAATTAAGAGCTAACCTTCGGCAAGTTCCTTCACCTTTTGTAATGCCAAAGGCCATGTTTTATTCATATAATCGACATATTCATCATTCATGTCCATATTCACGCGCCATAAAGTCTGATTATCATTCACTGGTTCAAGCGTGTAATTTTCTAAAGCGTCTCCCCATTCTTCCCCTTTGTAAGTGGTTGGATCTTCCACGCCGTTTTTTACTTCCCCAAGATGATGAATGGATAAAAATTTGCCTGGAATGCTTTCCACAATCTCAGAAACCATACCATTACCTTTGCCATCCAGAAAAAGTGCCTTACTCCCATTTTTCCAGTCCGTTTTCACCGTTGAACCAGCAGCAAAAGCCGCAGTCCATAAATCATATGTATCTTTTCCAATAATCACTTCCCACACTTTTTCAGGCAGGGCATTAATCGTAATACTGAATTCCATCTTTTTCATAGCCTATTTCTTTTCCTAAAGTTACCCCCTCAGTTTGACATTTCTAAGGGGCAAAAAAGCCATGATCAGGAGCAATTCGCGACAAATCCTAAAAACGCATAAACCCCTGCCAACATCATGTTAACAGGGGCCCGTCTTGATTTTCCTGGTATTCAGGAAAATTTATCTTAGTTTGCGTTTTTCTTCAGCCATTCCAATCTTCGCTGATCAGCCAATTGTTTTACTGAAAAACCTTCAAATTTCGCATTGAAACCATTTCCATCAGGACTAGCTGCCATAAATCCAACCATTACAGGCTTATTATCCTGTAAATAGGCATTACGCAACATCACATAAGTTTTATCATCGTAAGAATAAAATATCTCCACAGCATCTAATCTTCTTACTGCTTTTATCCATACAAAATCAGGTGTTTTGTCCAATGTGGTTACACTCCAATCGCTCGTTTTATGTGTCACTACAGTACTCAGGTTATATTTTCCATCTACAAATTCGATTCCTGCTTTGATATAATTCTCATGATCCGTACGCAACATCAGACCCATCTGATCAAAACGAACTTTATAATTTCCAGTAATCTTCACCTTCGCTTCAAACTCACCACCATATGTACTATAATAGAACGGAGCATCATCAACAGTAAATCCGTAATGTGAAATTCTCCAGTAATCACTTTGAGGGGTTACAGACATGCTCAGTGCGTTATTTTTGATCTCCCATTTTTGTGGTTCATTAAACCACTGCATCTTTTCCAAAGTCTGAGCAAATCCTGTTTGCGCGATTACGAATGTAATGATGCATAAAATAATTTTCTTCATTTCTTGTTTTGAGTTAATAACCATACGTTATATTTACCTACAAATGTAAAATCCAGTGAACGGCTCTCCAATGCTGATTAATAACCATATTTAAATGAATATTCTAAATACCCTTAATGAAAAACTATTAAAACAACCTTTTGGAGAAGAACTGAATAAACCGGCAAATCTTGCGCAATACCAGTATATGGCCTTCATGTATTCCCAAATAGAAAATTCATTAGCTGTATTAAGTGATATGGAGGCTAATAAAAGTTATATTTATAATGGAAGAGCAGCGAAAGAACTGGGTTTTGATGAAAATGCTCATGCAAAAGAAATAAACTCCATCTGGGAAGAAGATATTTTCAACAAGATCCATCCGGATGACCTTGTTGAAAAACACCTCTTAGAGCTTCAGTTTTTCAACTTATTAAAAAATCTGCCCATAGCTGAAAGATCTGATTACCAGGTGAAGAGCAGAATCCGGATGCGCAATAAAGAGGAGAATTACAGCACTGTTGAACACCGGATGTTTTATGTATGCAGCTCTTCAAATGGCAGCCTTTGGTTAGCACTTTGTCTTTATAATCTTTTTGATGATGAAACTATAGCCGGCAAAACAATTGGTGTAATCCTCAATTCTGCAACAGGTGTTACGCTTAAACCCGATCAAAAAGAATATGATAAAATACTATCCGTTCGTGAAAAAGAGATATTAAAGCTGATCAGAAAAGGTAAAATGAGCAAAGAACTAGCTGATCTCTTATCTATCAGCGTGAATACAGTCAACAGACATCGTCAGAATATATTAGAAAAGCTAAGGGTCAGTAACTCGCTGGAAGCATGCCGCATCGCAGAAAGAATGAACCTGATTTGATTAATCCGCTCTTTTTCTCTCTTCTTCACTCGCTGTAGTACGTTTACGTGCCGCAGCTACGCTTTTACCCAGTTTATAAGAGAAACTTACCGTAAATGTACGTGTGTCATTTTTCTGATAAATCCCATTATTCTGCCCTCCGTTATCGATTAAAATCCGGTACGGATTACTATACAGCAAATCAGCAGCACTAAATTTAATTGTTCCCTGTTTATTAAATACCTGTTTACTGATACCAGCGCTTAAATCATAGGTTTGAGCAATTCGTAGTGTCCCCTGCTGTACCGGGCTATTATACCAGGCACTGACTTCTGCTTTTAAACCACTGTTTTTATCAATTGTAAATGCATGATCAGTTCTGAGGTAAAAATAAAACTGGCGGTAATTATAAGTATTTCCCGGTTGATCTGAGTTTTGCGTCCTTAAATATCCTTGTGCAGTATTATTGATTTCCCACCAGGAAAATGGATGATGAACGGAAGAAAGTTCTGATCCCAGATCTTTGATACTTCCTATATTTCGCTGTGTATCATAAAAGGTTTTATTTACATTATCCTGAACAGTCACATTACTTGCCAGATCATCTATTTGTGTATACACAGCTGAGAAAGTATAATTCTGGTGTAAAGTATAACTCAATTGGAAGCTATTGATAATAGCAGGCTTCAGGAACGGATTGCCACTCCAGTAATTATACGGACTTGAATAACTTTTTGCAGGGTTCAGTTGTCTGTAATCCGGTCTGTCTATTCTTTTTGAATAGTTAAAACCAAATTCATTGTTTTCTGAAGCTTTATAAGTCACGAATACAGTTGGAAATATCCTCAGATATTTATTGACGTTAATAGAATCCAGAGATTGCGATATACCTTTGGTTGTTGTATATTCTGCACGTAACCCACCTTTAAAATCCCAATGACCAAAAGCTCCGTTTATACTGGTGTAACCAGCAGCTGTATTTTCTGTATATTTAAACTGGTCACTCTTTGATGGATCAAGTACTGGGGCAGCCCCGGCTGTATTAAAAAAATCAAACTGGTTTTCACTCACCGTGCTGGTATATTTAAGGCCGGATTCCATGGACCATATCTTGCCCAGCTTGTACTCATAATCTATCTTTCCAGACCATATATTTATCTTTTGAGTGGCCGGGAAAGAAGTATGATAAGGTGCTGAAGCTAAACTACCATCCGGCAAATAAGTGAGGTTATTGAGTTGCTGCGTATTGTTCCGGGTATAAGGCGCATAGTCCAGGTCCACATTCAGGCTTCTGCCAGAACTATCTAATTTTGCTTTATAATTCAGGTTAAAACTGTATTGATCCAAATGTCCTGCACTTGTACTATTCGTATGGAGAACAGAATCAGGATTAACACGATAATTATTATAAATATTGGTCAACGCTGTGCTGCTACCGGTATTTGCAGAATTATTACCAGTAACCAGCACACCAATCACCTGGTTATCTGTCAGGTTATAATCCGCACCAGCCGTATAATTATGTACTTTATTACCATTTATATTGATTTTGTTCATATCCCAATACGCATAAGAAGATGGCGTCTGAAAAATAGTATACTGACTTAAATTCCGTTGGATATCCCGGTCAGCATAACTATAAGTTCCAAAGATATTCAGTTTATTTTTGCGGTAATTAAATATTCCGCCACCAGTATACCGGTTTAACTGTCCGCGGGTATAACCGCCATTTAAAGTGGCATTAAATCCATCCGATTTTATTTTCTTAGAGATGATATCAATCACTGCTCCCCCTTGCGCCTCATATTTGGAAGACGGATTGGGCATCACTTCAATCTTTGAAATCTGATCAGAAGGAATACTTTGCAGGTAAGCTGCAAGGTCGTCCCCGGATAATCTTACCGGTTTACCATCCATATAAACTGTAACCCCTTTATTATTTGCTGTGACTCCACCATCATTTGCAGTCTTTACACCCGGTGCCTTCCCTAAAGCATCCCACGCAGTTCCGCCGCTGGCCATAATGCTGTTTTCAACGTTGAAAACCACCCGGTCTATTTTTCGTTCAACAGTTGGTTTAGTAAAAGTTATTGCAACTTCTTTCAGCTGCTTGCTGTCATTCAGCATGGTCAGGCTGAGACTATCTTTTGGTAAGCTGAATGTACGTAGTATTGGCTTGTAACCTACCAGTGAAACCGAAAGCTGATAAGGTGACTCATTGAGATTAGTCAGTATAAATTTACCCAGATCGGCCAGTTGACTGCTGATTACTTGTCCCTGCTGTGAAATTGTTATGGTAGCCGCATCCAGCGGTTTACCTTGTTCGTCTTTAACAATTCCACTTAATTTTTGCTGAGCGGAAAGTTGAAAAGGAAACAACAATAATAACATATAAAGTATATTTTTCATGAGTATATATTTTTTTAATGGTTATGAAGGTTTCATGTTCTTAAATTATACCACAAACCTACCCTGCCGCTTCCTAAACGGAAGTTAAGTTGAGTTAAATAGAGTTAAATCGTATCTTAATGGGATTATAGCAGATAAATTATGAGGAACTTCACCTTATGAAATGGCTCAAAGCAAAATATACTTATATACTGATCGTACTCTCACTACTGGTGAGCACCGGACTTCAGGTGGTATGGTTACAGCAACTTTTTGATGCGCAGCAGAAACAACTTAAAGATGAAATAGAAAGTTTGGTGAGCAGAACGGCTCAAACCAATTTATATTACAGTCTGACTATATTTAAAGATCCAGGTAATCTGCTACTGGCTAAACAACTCTTTCTTTCCCCGCAATGGGAACAATTGCGACTGGCATTTGATAATATGAAAATCCCGGGTATGCATACTTCCACCAGTATCATTGTTGACACCGACAGTACAGCAGTAATCATGGGTTTAAACTTAAAGGAAAATTTTAAAGATAAACGTAGAAAACCTGTGGTAACCAGTACAGGAAAGAATCCGGAGGAACTGAGGTTAACTGATAGCCTGTCCCTGGTAAAAATGAAAAAAAGCCTGAATGCCAGTTTAAAGAAAATTGGGATCAACTCCAAAGCTTACTATAACATTTATTCTTATAACGCGGCAAAAGCAGTTAAGAGTGACGTCCCAAAGAACTTTAAACCAGCATTTACCAGCAGGAGTTATCTTTATAATATTCAGGATATCTACAGATGTCAACTGAACCTGGATAGCATTAATTCCGTAGTGTGGTACCGGATGCGGTATTATCTAGCCTCCTCCATTCTCATGATCCTGCTTACCTGCACCGCTTTCTATTTTATACTCAAACTATTACGCAGTCAGCAGTTATATGCGGCAGCAAAAGCAGATTTTACCAGTAACATGACCCATGAGCTCAAAACACCTATTGCAACTGTACTGGTCGCTATGGAATCTATCAAAAAATACAATCTGATCAATAATCCCGAAACCCTGCAAAACTATCTTGACATTAGCCAGCATGAAATGCGGAGGTTAGACCTGATGGTTGAAAAAGCTTTAAATATCAGCAATGGCACTGAAGCAGATCAACCACTAAGCCTGGAATTATATGATGTGCAATCGGGTCTTCAGCAAGTGGTTTCCTCTATGCAGTTACAAAACAGCGATGCAAATATTCAGTTCCATCTTTTAGAGGAACCTTGTTTTGTATATGGCGACCCGGTACATCTGACTAATATATTCTATAACCTGATTGATAACGCTTTTAAATATTCCGGGAAGAAACTGTTTTTAGAAATCAATTGTAAATATGATGCTGAAAAGGTAACGTTGAGCTTCAAAGATAACGGGCCTGGCATTCATAAAATCTATCATCAGAAGATTTTTGAAAGGTTCTTCAGGATTCCTGTAAAAGGTGATACACATGATATCAAAGGGTCTGGTTTAGGGCTTCATTATGTTAAACAAATCGTGGAAAAACATGGTGGGACTATCAAAGTTAAAAGCGAACCCGGCAATGGAACTAATTTTATAATCACCTTACCTATAGCATCATGAGTTTAAAAGTATTGTATGTAGAGGATGAGCCTTTTTTATCTCACATTGTTAGCGACGGGCTAAAAAGCAGTGGTTACACAGTTCAGGTTGTTGGGGATGGCAACCTGGTGATGGATGCTTATCTTTCTTTAAAACCTGATATCTGCATTTTGGATATCATGCTGCCTTCAAAAGACGGCTATACACTGGCAAAGGAACTCAGGGCCAGTCAGCCAGATCTGCCTATTATCTTTTTGAGTGCAAAATTACTTCCGGCAGATGTGGTCAAAGGCTTTAAATCGGGTGGTAATGACTACCTCAAAAAACCGTTCAGCATGGAGGAGCTTCTGGTCAGAATGGAAGCCTTACTACAGCGTTTCGGGAAAGATATAATCGGTGAAACGGTTGAAAATAATAAAATTTATTCCTTTGCAAATTGCCAGCTGGATACCGTTTTGCAGAAGCTTAGTACCTCATCTGGTGAGCATTCCCTATCCTTTAAAGAATGCGCCTTACTGGAGATGATGATCCTGCGCAAAAATGATGTATTGGAACGTCAGGAGGCACTGATCAAAATCTGGGGAGACGACAATTATTACAATACCAGAAGTATGGATGTATTTATGACCCATTTAAGGAAATTGCTGAAAGATGAGCCCGGTATTCAAATCATGAATTTAAGAAGTATTGGTTATAAATTGATCTGTTAACTTAATTATAAGGGCTAAATTACCATTTCCCTTCCAAAACCCTTACCTTGCAAGGCTCCATTAAAAACCGGAGCTAATAAAAAAAGATGGCACAGCAAAAGATTCACATATGGGCAGGAACCACAGATAAAACAGAAGAACAGT
The sequence above is drawn from the Pedobacter cryoconitis genome and encodes:
- a CDS encoding outer membrane beta-barrel family protein, giving the protein MKNILYMLLLLFPFQLSAQQKLSGIVKDEQGKPLDAATITISQQGQVISSQLADLGKFILTNLNESPYQLSVSLVGYKPILRTFSLPKDSLSLTMLNDSKQLKEVAITFTKPTVERKIDRVVFNVENSIMASGGTAWDALGKAPGVKTANDGGVTANNKGVTVYMDGKPVRLSGDDLAAYLQSIPSDQISKIEVMPNPSSKYEAQGGAVIDIISKKIKSDGFNATLNGGYTRGQLNRYTGGGIFNYRKNKLNIFGTYSYADRDIQRNLSQYTIFQTPSSYAYWDMNKININGNKVHNYTAGADYNLTDNQVIGVLVTGNNSANTGSSTALTNIYNNYRVNPDSVLHTNSTSAGHLDQYSFNLNYKAKLDSSGRSLNVDLDYAPYTRNNTQQLNNLTYLPDGSLASAPYHTSFPATQKINIWSGKIDYEYKLGKIWSMESGLKYTSTVSENQFDFFNTAGAAPVLDPSKSDQFKYTENTAAGYTSINGAFGHWDFKGGLRAEYTTTKGISQSLDSINVNKYLRIFPTVFVTYKASENNEFGFNYSKRIDRPDYRQLNPAKSYSSPYNYWSGNPFLKPAIINSFQLSYTLHQNYTFSAVYTQIDDLASNVTVQDNVNKTFYDTQRNIGSIKDLGSELSSVHHPFSWWEINNTAQGYLRTQNSDQPGNTYNYRQFYFYLRTDHAFTIDKNSGLKAEVSAWYNSPVQQGTLRIAQTYDLSAGISKQVFNKQGTIKFSAADLLYSNPYRILIDNGGQNNGIYQKNDTRTFTVSFSYKLGKSVAAARKRTTASEEERKRAD
- a CDS encoding sensor histidine kinase, with the protein product MKWLKAKYTYILIVLSLLVSTGLQVVWLQQLFDAQQKQLKDEIESLVSRTAQTNLYYSLTIFKDPGNLLLAKQLFLSPQWEQLRLAFDNMKIPGMHTSTSIIVDTDSTAVIMGLNLKENFKDKRRKPVVTSTGKNPEELRLTDSLSLVKMKKSLNASLKKIGINSKAYYNIYSYNAAKAVKSDVPKNFKPAFTSRSYLYNIQDIYRCQLNLDSINSVVWYRMRYYLASSILMILLTCTAFYFILKLLRSQQLYAAAKADFTSNMTHELKTPIATVLVAMESIKKYNLINNPETLQNYLDISQHEMRRLDLMVEKALNISNGTEADQPLSLELYDVQSGLQQVVSSMQLQNSDANIQFHLLEEPCFVYGDPVHLTNIFYNLIDNAFKYSGKKLFLEINCKYDAEKVTLSFKDNGPGIHKIYHQKIFERFFRIPVKGDTHDIKGSGLGLHYVKQIVEKHGGTIKVKSEPGNGTNFIITLPIAS
- a CDS encoding response regulator transcription factor, which codes for MSLKVLYVEDEPFLSHIVSDGLKSSGYTVQVVGDGNLVMDAYLSLKPDICILDIMLPSKDGYTLAKELRASQPDLPIIFLSAKLLPADVVKGFKSGGNDYLKKPFSMEELLVRMEALLQRFGKDIIGETVENNKIYSFANCQLDTVLQKLSTSSGEHSLSFKECALLEMMILRKNDVLERQEALIKIWGDDNYYNTRSMDVFMTHLRKLLKDEPGIQIMNLRSIGYKLIC